One region of Deltaproteobacteria bacterium genomic DNA includes:
- the npdG gene encoding NADPH-dependent F420 reductase, with amino-acid sequence MSKEAVAILGGTGEQGLGLAYRFALAGRPVRIGSRKEDRALEAVRDVSAKVPGADVSGFENAAAVRATRGGIVILSVPFEHMAGTIKSVRDDLAPGAVLVSMGVPLASAIGDVASRVIGVSQGSCAEMCEALAPEGVPVVSAFQNVAAHRLLDLPHPVECDVIVSGAKEPRARVMALCADVPGLRAVDGGPLYNARYVEQITALLIGINIRLKKPEGVGFRLTYL; translated from the coding sequence ATGTCGAAGGAAGCGGTGGCGATCCTGGGCGGAACCGGCGAGCAGGGGCTCGGACTCGCGTATCGGTTTGCGTTGGCCGGCCGGCCGGTTCGAATCGGCAGCCGCAAGGAGGACCGCGCGCTCGAGGCCGTGCGCGACGTCTCCGCCAAGGTGCCGGGCGCCGACGTGTCGGGATTCGAGAACGCGGCCGCGGTGCGCGCGACGCGTGGCGGGATCGTGATCCTGTCGGTGCCGTTCGAGCACATGGCCGGCACGATCAAGTCGGTGCGCGACGATCTCGCGCCCGGCGCCGTGCTGGTATCGATGGGCGTGCCGCTCGCCAGCGCGATCGGCGACGTGGCCTCGCGCGTGATCGGCGTCTCGCAGGGGTCCTGCGCGGAGATGTGCGAGGCGCTGGCGCCCGAGGGCGTGCCGGTGGTGTCGGCGTTCCAGAACGTGGCGGCGCACCGGCTGCTCGACCTGCCGCACCCGGTCGAGTGCGACGTGATCGTCTCGGGCGCCAAGGAGCCGCGCGCGCGAGTGATGGCGCTCTGCGCCGACGTGCCGGGCCTGCGCGCCGTCGACGGCGGGCCGCTGTACAACGCGCGCTACGTGGAGCAGATCACCGCGCTTCTGATCGGGATCAACATCCGCCTGAAGAAGCCCGAGGGCGTGGGGTTCCGACTCACCTATCTCTAG
- a CDS encoding arginine N-succinyltransferase, translating to MPGVFGEADVFLMRGAIAADLPSLLELAALLDSPNLPHDDAFLRRRIARSERAFREPGPPGPEREYQFVLVDDGDAVVGTSAILSKHGTPEMPHLFLRVGEETRFSPSSSVRVTHTTLQLGASHDGPTEIGSLVLRPEARGRPGWPGKLLSWGRFAFIARKPGCFEKTVLAEMRAAIDAQGRSAFWDAFGRRFTGMSYTEADRRSAVDKSFVLDLFPATPFYASLLDPDVAAQIGHVHGEAKPALRLLEQAGLHWQGEIDPFDGGPFVAAPVAKIVPVQQTVFGRLADGAPDEPAPPAILSTEEGGEFRAVAATASREGDAIRVPKEARKRLRLAIGDEIAWTPLPAARGRGGDG from the coding sequence GTGCCTGGTGTGTTCGGGGAGGCCGACGTGTTCCTGATGCGCGGCGCGATTGCGGCGGACCTGCCGTCGCTTCTGGAGCTCGCGGCGCTGCTCGACAGCCCGAACCTGCCCCACGACGACGCCTTCCTGCGCCGGCGCATCGCCCGCTCGGAGCGCGCGTTCCGCGAGCCGGGACCGCCGGGGCCCGAGCGCGAGTACCAGTTCGTGCTCGTCGACGACGGCGATGCCGTGGTCGGCACATCCGCGATCCTTTCCAAGCACGGAACGCCCGAGATGCCGCACCTGTTCCTGCGCGTCGGCGAGGAGACTCGATTCTCGCCGAGCAGCTCCGTGCGCGTGACCCACACGACGCTCCAGCTCGGCGCGTCGCACGACGGGCCGACCGAGATCGGCTCGCTGGTGCTGCGGCCAGAGGCGCGCGGGCGGCCGGGCTGGCCGGGCAAGCTGCTCTCGTGGGGCCGGTTCGCCTTCATCGCGCGCAAGCCCGGCTGCTTCGAGAAGACGGTGCTCGCCGAGATGCGCGCCGCGATCGACGCGCAGGGGCGAAGCGCGTTCTGGGACGCCTTCGGCCGCCGCTTCACCGGAATGAGCTACACCGAGGCGGATCGGCGCAGCGCCGTCGACAAGAGCTTCGTGCTCGATCTGTTTCCCGCCACGCCCTTCTACGCGTCGCTTCTCGACCCCGACGTGGCCGCGCAGATCGGCCACGTGCACGGCGAGGCGAAGCCGGCGCTGCGGCTCCTCGAGCAGGCGGGGCTGCACTGGCAGGGCGAGATCGACCCCTTCGACGGCGGGCCGTTCGTCGCCGCGCCCGTCGCGAAGATCGTTCCGGTGCAGCAGACGGTGTTCGGCCGGCTCGCGGACGGCGCGCCGGACGAGCCTGCGCCGCCGGCGATCCTCTCGACCGAGGAGGGCGGCGAGTTCCGCGCGGTCGCGGCCACCGCTTCGCGCGAGGGCGACGCGATCCGCGTGCCGAAGGAGGCGCGAAAACGGCTGCGGCTCGCGATCGGCGACGAGATCGCCTGGACACCGTTGCCTGCCGCGCGGGGAAGGGGCGGCGATGGCTGA
- a CDS encoding M20 family metallopeptidase, translating to MADLIAWAERFIATPSESRLGNAAIARLASQLLGELGLPARIETAEVGGTLHHAVVCDVGPDADAGGLLLVTHLDTVPPGAFGAWTATGGDPFRPTREADRLYGLGSADAKVDFVCKALALASIDRSRLRRPVRLVGTFGEEIGLIGARWLIDAGLARGYREALVGEPSELAVIRAHKGYAVFEASVALERLDYCEALTATQRTVTGVAAHSSAPALGRNAILAALSELESAGVLGIFALDGGTAVNVVPGRCEIGLASKGASDACKEPIFATAPLRSFAAAWRHFEASLGARRDPDFDPDRTVASLGRAWLEGDRARFRFDVRPIPGEDPELLVEPLRDAAAITSVRANPPLSTSRDAKLVRAALDAQRSVGLEAGLATKATCTEAGLLSRAGLEAIVLGPGPSVGNVHKPNEHTSVAQLHRAVELYRALLVRLACLVCSGRPTCS from the coding sequence ATGGCCGATCTGATCGCCTGGGCCGAGCGCTTCATCGCGACCCCGTCGGAGTCGCGGCTCGGCAACGCCGCGATCGCGCGCCTGGCCTCGCAGCTGCTCGGCGAGCTCGGGCTCCCCGCGCGGATCGAGACCGCCGAGGTCGGCGGCACCCTACACCATGCGGTGGTGTGCGACGTCGGGCCGGACGCGGACGCGGGCGGCCTGCTGCTGGTGACACACCTCGACACGGTTCCGCCCGGCGCGTTCGGCGCATGGACCGCGACCGGGGGCGATCCGTTCCGGCCGACGCGTGAGGCCGATCGGCTCTACGGCCTGGGCTCGGCCGACGCCAAGGTCGACTTCGTCTGCAAGGCGCTCGCGCTGGCGTCGATCGACCGCTCGCGGCTGCGCCGGCCCGTTCGGCTGGTCGGGACGTTCGGTGAAGAGATCGGCTTGATCGGCGCGCGCTGGCTGATCGATGCGGGCCTTGCGCGCGGCTACCGCGAGGCGCTGGTCGGCGAGCCGTCCGAGCTCGCCGTGATTCGCGCGCACAAGGGCTACGCGGTGTTCGAGGCGAGCGTCGCGCTCGAGCGGCTCGACTATTGCGAGGCGCTCACGGCGACGCAGCGGACGGTGACCGGCGTGGCCGCGCACTCGAGCGCGCCGGCGCTCGGCAGGAACGCGATCCTGGCCGCGCTCTCCGAGCTCGAATCCGCCGGAGTCCTCGGCATCTTCGCGCTCGACGGCGGCACGGCGGTGAACGTCGTTCCGGGTCGCTGCGAGATCGGTCTTGCGAGCAAAGGCGCGAGCGACGCGTGCAAAGAGCCGATCTTCGCGACAGCACCGCTTCGCAGTTTCGCTGCGGCGTGGCGGCATTTCGAAGCGTCGCTCGGGGCTCGCCGCGACCCCGACTTCGATCCCGATCGCACGGTCGCGAGCCTCGGCCGCGCCTGGCTCGAAGGCGACCGGGCGCGGTTCCGCTTCGACGTGCGGCCGATTCCCGGCGAGGATCCGGAGCTTCTGGTGGAACCGCTTCGCGACGCAGCAGCGATCACCAGCGTGCGCGCCAACCCGCCGCTCTCGACGAGCCGCGATGCCAAGCTCGTGCGCGCGGCGCTCGACGCGCAGCGCTCGGTCGGCCTCGAGGCGGGGCTCGCGACCAAGGCGACCTGCACCGAGGCGGGGCTTCTGTCGCGCGCCGGGCTGGAGGCGATCGTGCTCGGGCCCGGGCCCTCGGTCGGCAACGTCCACAAGCCCAACGAGCACACGAGTGTCGCGCAGCTACACCGCGCGGTGGAGCTGTACCGCGCGCTGCTCGTGCGCCTCGCGTGCCTGGTGTGTTCGGGGAGGCCGACGTGTTCCTGA
- a CDS encoding DUF971 domain-containing protein, protein MSLPTPTSISQAGPDKLRIVWNDGHESVYAVRGLRLSCRCARCVEEFTGRPLLNPEGIPDDVRPIRITPVGRYALQFEWTDGHDSGIYTFEYLRQTCPCCAEATQAAK, encoded by the coding sequence ATGAGCCTCCCAACCCCCACATCGATCTCCCAGGCCGGACCCGACAAGCTGCGCATCGTCTGGAACGACGGGCACGAGAGCGTCTACGCGGTGCGCGGCCTTCGGCTCTCCTGTCGCTGCGCGCGCTGCGTCGAGGAGTTCACCGGCCGGCCGCTGCTGAACCCCGAGGGCATTCCCGACGACGTGCGGCCGATCCGCATCACGCCCGTCGGCCGCTACGCGCTGCAGTTCGAGTGGACCGACGGGCACGACAGCGGGATCTACACCTTCGAGTACCTGCGCCAGACCTGCCCCTGCTGCGCGGAGGCAACTCAAGCGGCCAAGTAG
- a CDS encoding aldehyde dehydrogenase family protein, with the protein MAETSDFAPRGDLIDRQFVLPERVAGEIALEDPGDIHALRGAFPIGADSAERAIASARAAWPAWRDASSESRAAHLRRFGDAIRADAERLAGVIATEVGKPVWEARTEVQAMLAKIDITLSQGLELVAEREFALGPGQTGRWRNSARGVLAVLGPFNFPGHLVHGHVVPALATGNCVVVKPSEQTPATGQLYAELARRCGLPPGVVNVVQGDGAAGARLAAHPGLDGVLFTGSWSVGRRILEATLDQPWKLVALEMGGKNGVLVCADADLDAAATAIAFGACVTAGQRCSATSRVFAQRSIADALCEKLARLFRGIAIGHSSDPGAFMGPLISRAARERHARVLELAAAEGAQALVAGGPCEGPRPGHYVRPSLHRLRAHDRASRYQSEEHFLPDAFVLAVDSTDEGIALLDATDFGLVASVFTRDRAIYERAARTLRVGALNWNAATVGASSKLPFGGVKRSGNDRPAGAMSTLYCTFPQANLEHEQAPPAATWPGFPTPE; encoded by the coding sequence ATGGCTGAGACGTCCGACTTCGCCCCGCGCGGGGATCTCATCGACCGTCAGTTCGTCCTGCCCGAACGTGTGGCGGGCGAGATCGCGCTCGAAGACCCGGGCGACATCCACGCGCTGCGCGGCGCGTTCCCGATCGGCGCGGACTCGGCCGAGCGCGCGATCGCTTCGGCGCGCGCCGCCTGGCCGGCCTGGCGCGACGCTTCGAGCGAGAGCCGCGCCGCACATCTGCGCCGCTTCGGAGACGCGATCCGCGCCGACGCCGAGCGGCTCGCGGGTGTGATCGCGACCGAGGTGGGAAAGCCCGTCTGGGAGGCGCGCACCGAGGTCCAGGCGATGCTCGCGAAGATCGACATCACGCTCTCGCAGGGCCTGGAGCTGGTGGCCGAGCGGGAGTTCGCGCTCGGCCCGGGCCAGACCGGTCGCTGGCGCAACAGCGCGCGCGGCGTGCTCGCCGTGCTCGGGCCGTTCAACTTCCCGGGCCACCTGGTGCACGGCCACGTGGTTCCGGCGCTGGCGACCGGAAACTGTGTCGTGGTGAAGCCGTCCGAGCAGACGCCCGCGACCGGCCAGCTCTACGCAGAGCTCGCGCGACGCTGCGGACTACCACCCGGCGTCGTGAACGTGGTGCAGGGCGACGGCGCGGCCGGCGCGCGGCTCGCCGCCCACCCCGGGCTCGACGGTGTGCTCTTCACCGGGTCGTGGTCGGTCGGGCGGCGGATCCTCGAGGCCACACTCGACCAGCCCTGGAAGCTGGTCGCGCTCGAGATGGGCGGAAAGAACGGCGTGCTGGTCTGCGCGGACGCCGATCTCGACGCGGCGGCGACCGCGATCGCCTTCGGCGCCTGCGTGACGGCGGGCCAGCGCTGCAGCGCGACCAGCCGCGTGTTCGCGCAGCGCAGCATCGCGGACGCGCTCTGCGAGAAGCTCGCGCGGCTGTTTCGCGGCATCGCGATCGGGCACTCCTCGGACCCGGGCGCGTTCATGGGACCGCTGATCTCGCGCGCCGCGCGCGAGCGACACGCCAGGGTGTTGGAGCTCGCCGCGGCGGAAGGCGCGCAGGCGCTGGTCGCGGGCGGCCCGTGCGAGGGGCCGCGACCGGGCCACTACGTTCGGCCGAGCCTGCACCGCCTGCGCGCGCACGACCGAGCGAGCCGCTACCAGAGCGAGGAGCACTTCCTGCCCGACGCCTTCGTGCTCGCGGTCGACTCGACCGACGAGGGGATCGCGCTTCTCGACGCGACCGACTTCGGGCTGGTCGCGAGCGTGTTCACCCGCGACCGCGCGATCTACGAGCGCGCCGCGCGCACGCTCCGCGTCGGCGCGCTGAACTGGAACGCCGCCACCGTGGGCGCGTCCTCGAAGCTTCCCTTCGGCGGGGTGAAGCGCAGCGGCAACGATCGCCCCGCGGGCGCGATGTCGACGCTGTACTGCACGTTCCCGCAGGCGAACCTCGAGCACGAGCAGGCCCCGCCCGCCGCGACCTGGCCGGGCTTTCCGACGCCCGAATGA